A region of Spiroplasma endosymbiont of Crioceris asparagi DNA encodes the following proteins:
- a CDS encoding fructose-specific PTS transporter subunit EIIC encodes MELKDMFSKQTSFFDVDITDQTKLIEFVAENLLKENLITNKEEFVKGILKRESEMSTAMGDAIAIPHVLNPVVNKSGVAFVRVKNPIDWKADDKQPVKYIFFIFTNGADGNEHLTALGNLAGKLARSESHKILANATNFKELSKFFEEEKPEVVATPNNGFDIVAITACPTGIAHTYLAEEKLKEYAKEAGYSIKVETQGRRGNENILTQTDVDNAKIIILAHDKGLTGMSRFNNKKVIDTSTKDAIYNGPKLFENYLNDQKTTIIKGAAGDAEGVGEALTLKKFKDVKGNLLGGISRMLPFVVAGGILLGIAFLIDFAAGNSDAGGNFGTVNKGAGFFAAIGKTSMQMMIPILGAFIAYTIIGPQGLMPGMVAGLLSSSIMPFAYGDDGNWSNMFGKLLPHNLKGNESGFIGALVGGYLAALEVYGLSKLMGKFHKNLQGVRDIVFIPVLSLFAIAVTMFVMNIPLGYVMYGISQGLSYLTQHNLIALVAILIGTMMCVDMGGPINKIAYSLGVLSVGHKLITDVDADGYDAQTVIMAASMLAGMLPPLIIAFSTVLVRKAWTDKDRQAAKGNWLMGACFISEGAIPFMIKDPKRIIAVSMVGGAIIGGIVGGLQITLGAPHGGIFTFALLQANVGNMSKSLGMGIGISVVIVALIAISMVCGLVLGLWRLKDIKSGKLNIA; translated from the coding sequence ATGGAATTAAAAGATATGTTTTCAAAACAAACTTCGTTTTTTGATGTAGATATTACAGATCAAACAAAATTAATTGAATTTGTTGCAGAAAACCTTTTAAAAGAAAATCTTATTACAAATAAAGAAGAATTTGTAAAAGGAATTTTAAAACGTGAATCAGAAATGTCTACAGCCATGGGAGATGCAATTGCGATTCCCCATGTATTAAATCCTGTAGTTAATAAAAGTGGAGTAGCTTTTGTTAGGGTAAAAAATCCTATAGATTGAAAAGCTGATGATAAACAACCAGTTAAATATATCTTCTTCATTTTTACTAATGGAGCAGATGGAAATGAACATTTAACAGCTTTAGGAAACTTGGCTGGAAAATTAGCTAGAAGTGAAAGTCACAAAATTTTAGCTAATGCAACAAACTTTAAAGAATTGTCTAAATTTTTTGAAGAAGAAAAACCTGAAGTTGTGGCAACACCAAACAACGGGTTTGATATTGTCGCAATTACAGCCTGTCCAACAGGAATTGCCCACACTTATTTAGCAGAAGAAAAACTAAAAGAATATGCTAAAGAAGCGGGATATTCAATTAAAGTTGAAACTCAAGGACGAAGAGGAAATGAAAACATTTTAACTCAAACTGATGTAGACAATGCCAAAATTATTATTTTAGCTCATGATAAAGGATTAACTGGTATGAGCAGATTTAATAACAAAAAAGTTATTGATACTTCTACAAAAGATGCAATTTATAATGGGCCTAAATTATTTGAAAATTATTTAAATGATCAAAAAACAACTATTATAAAAGGTGCAGCAGGAGATGCTGAAGGAGTTGGTGAAGCACTAACTTTAAAAAAATTTAAAGATGTTAAAGGAAATTTACTTGGTGGAATTTCAAGAATGTTACCATTCGTAGTTGCTGGGGGAATTTTATTAGGAATTGCATTTCTAATTGATTTTGCCGCTGGTAATTCAGATGCCGGAGGAAATTTTGGAACTGTAAATAAAGGAGCCGGATTCTTTGCTGCCATTGGAAAAACTTCAATGCAAATGATGATTCCAATCTTAGGAGCCTTTATTGCCTATACAATTATTGGTCCACAAGGATTAATGCCAGGAATGGTGGCAGGATTATTATCATCTTCAATAATGCCTTTTGCTTATGGAGATGATGGTAATTGATCAAATATGTTTGGTAAATTATTGCCTCATAATTTAAAAGGAAATGAATCAGGATTTATTGGAGCATTAGTTGGGGGATACCTAGCTGCCTTAGAAGTTTATGGATTATCAAAATTAATGGGTAAATTTCATAAAAACTTACAAGGTGTAAGAGATATTGTTTTCATACCAGTACTTTCATTATTTGCAATTGCTGTAACAATGTTTGTAATGAATATTCCTTTGGGATATGTAATGTATGGAATTTCACAAGGATTATCTTATTTAACACAACACAATTTAATTGCTCTAGTAGCAATATTGATTGGAACAATGATGTGTGTTGATATGGGAGGACCAATTAACAAAATTGCATATTCATTAGGAGTGTTATCAGTTGGTCATAAATTGATAACTGATGTTGATGCTGATGGTTATGATGCACAAACAGTTATTATGGCTGCTTCAATGTTGGCTGGAATGTTACCACCATTAATTATTGCCTTTTCAACAGTGTTGGTTAGAAAAGCTTGAACAGATAAAGATCGACAAGCCGCTAAAGGTAACTGATTAATGGGTGCATGTTTTATCTCTGAGGGAGCAATTCCTTTTATGATTAAAGATCCAAAAAGAATTATCGCCGTTTCAATGGTTGGTGGAGCAATTATTGGTGGAATTGTAGGAGGGCTACAAATCACATTAGGAGCACCACATGGAGGAATCTTTACATTTGCCTTATTACAAGCAAATGTAGGAAACATGAGTAAATCATTAGGAATGGGAATTGGAATAAGTGTAGTTATTGTTGCACTAATTGCAATATCTATGGTTTGTGGTTTAGTTCTAGGATTATGAAGATTAAAAGATATTAAATCAGGAAAATTAAATATTGCTTAA